actgacgtcaggggtgaccatgtcatttgcatcatatgcatggattacaTTATTACTTATGattgctgcatttgtttgggttACATATGATTAACATGCATACATGAGACATGAGGtatctggtctgacgacccttatgtcaggataggaggccatgatgagtacagttcttctttactttttagttttcgcatttcctgttattgatcaggagactgtactccatgattattactattagatatatcttacaaTGCATGTCAGTTTGATATCCGCTGAGTTGTTTGAACTCACCCCATTGCtttatttctatttcaggttgagacTGTCAGGAGGTTCTAGTCACTAGTCCCCCACCTCGTGTAGATATAGTTTTCTACTTTCAAACTTTGTGTCATTGTTTTGTGATCTACATACGTgtgatgtgtagatcttgttctCGTGGATTTCTATATCGAGATTTTGGTCCATTACCCTTGTTTTCTGCTGCTATGATTTTCCGTTGTGGGTTGTGTTTTCCTCGAGCAGTGGAGTAGgtttattaaactacgtggttgtgtcagccggaggctgtattattataaactgcgtggattgtttgtcatattttattgtatatattccgaccgtgttggccgaggattATGAGACCCTAAGGGCTATGTAGTGAGGTTCCATATTATCATCAGTACAGgagagattctgtcgaaatttcttcttgCAGGGACTCTCCCGGGACATGATAGATTTCCTCATCAATAACTGACTATAAATCATCTCAAATCAATAAATTTTATGgataataatataatttattatattcataTTCAATATAACTATTGATCAAAGACAATGAAGATCTTTCCGAGACTataaaacaagaaatgaaaatGCAAAACAAGTCTTTCAAAATTCAAGTTCAACTAGAGCATCATAGGTGTAAAATTGCCTAAAGGATTTCAGCCATTCAGTAATGAGTTCCATACTCAAATTTAGGATTTCAGATCCCAACAGTTTCAAATTTCTGCATTACAAAAGTTAGAGAAATCAATTATAGAAACTCTGACAAACCAACTATATATTTTTGCATTATAATATGTATCCCACTTTGATTTCCAATTGAACCAACTATAAAACAATTACTGATGAAACATCCaaacaaattagaaattagaaaTCTTTCTACAATACAGAATTCTCTATTAGAGAAGATATATACAACTAAATTCAGGAGTCCAACATCTTAATTAGAATTTAGTCAATTTGTCACCCGACTATTCAAAACCATTCGAAGAATGCCCCTTTACTCCACTTGCACAATATCATAAACTTGACTGAAATTTCCACCTCTTGATCAAATCATTATATTATTCAAATATAATATATGTGTTTCAATATTCCGACAACTTTAGATGAAGTTTTAGATTTCTACCCAATCATATATTTataaatccaaatctaatttCTCTCAAATTCATATATTAATTCTCTTAATtagtttatcaaatttataaatatattatcaattatattaattttaaattcgtatttaattaagtttataattgCTATAAAAAAAAAGCAAATAACAATTTGGTTTTTTCCTATATTTGCTAATTGATATTATAACAGATgtaaaaaagtaaataaataaaataatgatcTCAATTTAAGAAATTactattttagaaatttttcatacCTTATTTGTTTTTCTATATTATTATTTAACATTTAATTATGAGAATTATATAACCTATCCTCGTGATTTCCTCGACAAATAAATAGTAAAGGGCCGACGGCGATACTTCGATCCCAACGCCTTTGCTCGCCTCTTGATGGCGGACCACCTCACTTCCCTCCCCGAAGACCTCCTCTTCTGCGTCCTCTCCTTCCTCCCCATCAAGCAGTGCGTCGCCCTCTCGGCCCTCTGCTCCGACTTCCGCCGCCGCCTCCCCTCCCTTATACCCCGACTCGACACCTTCAGCCTTTACGTCGTCGGCGATGTCACCCCCCAACAGCACACCTTCCCCCGCGCCCTGATCCGCCAATGCCACATCCGCTTCTCCGACATCACATATTTATCCAAACGCCCCGAGCGGCTGCTCGTCAAGGATCTCGTCGAGTCGGGCGTCCAAGATCTCACCCTCGAATGCTCCAACGAGCATTGGACTAATACCAACTTCAGGAGAAATTGCAGGTTCTTGGGCATCAGGTCGCTGAGGAGTCTCTCCTTGCACAGAATCACGGTCCGCCACCGTCCGCAAAATTGCCTGCACCCTTCTCACCTTCCTCAAAATGGAATATTGCAGCCTTCTCGACCATGATTTCCTGTTCGCCTTGCTCGCCTCCTGCCCTTTCCTCGAGACTCTGCATTTCTTGTGTTGCCACAACTTATACATGAGCAAACTAAGGATCCACAACTTATACAAGACTCTCATCTTACTTCTTAGCCTCAATCCACTTGCAGATCCTCCAAATGCATTGATGAAGCTTCTCGGAACTCCTCCTTTTCGAACAGCTGCTTTTCGAACGACAGACGTTTGTCTCATGCTGAAGCTGAATTCTAGCACAATCACAAACGTGAGAGAAGATCGATGAAGCTGACCTTCATTTTTTATGCATACTCTAACATAATTTGCTTTGGTTGACAGATATTAACAGCAGAAAACGAATTTGATAGATTTATTTATCCGAAAATCAAAGAGGACGTCCTGATCTTCAACTTTGACTTCAATCTGAAAGATCAATCATCATCAATGATATTAACCCAGCTGCTGCTCCAGGTGTACAATGACTACAATTCTGAGTTTGATATACAGGAAGATTCTACCCATATACAGAGCACCAATGAAACAACAAGGGTCGATCACTTGCTTCATGGCTGTACCGACCTAGAGCTAATTAAATTACAAATGAGAATGCCTGAGAAGACGTTTGAAGGGTTTCTCTCGAATCCGGAGAAGATGGAGGAATTAAAGCAAGTGGGATTGCAAAAGCTGAGAAGTCGCACCAGCAGAGAGCAGTTCACTGATATATTAGCATCCAATGAGCCCCTAGTCCAAGTATCCTCGAGTATCACTAATTGCATTGAAATGAAATTTTAGTATAATCGATATGAATGTTTTCGCCCTGATATGAATGCCTATTGATCTAGTAGCTATCAAAGTGGAGGTTTAGTTTGATTTGCACAACATGGTTTGATCTGCACACccaaaaataaatttacttaGTTTCCAACACCACTCTAACACATCATTTGTTAGATTTCACTACATTCAACAATATACTTATAAATCCAAATCTAATGTCTCTAAAATTCATATATTAACTCTCTTACTTAGtttaacaaatttataaatatattatcaattacattattttttaattagtatTTAATCAAGTTTATAATTGCTAAAAAACAATAACCGTTAGATTTTTACTAATTGAAATTATAACCTATGTAAAAAAgtgcataaataaaaataatgatttaaattttagaattaatttttaaaaattacgtTAGGTCAATCAACAAAGACTAATCATCcccatataatttatttatttttaattactttttcagaaaattttaataatatattttttctatattattATTTATCGATTTAGTTAGAAGAATTATTCAACGAGGGGTAGAGATATTTCGATCCAGAAATCCAAGGTCTCACTGATTCTATCCGAAAATCAAGTCAACGGAAGCTGGGGATGAGTGCTCTCGTTGACCGTGCGTAGACTCCAGGAGGAGCGGACCTGCAATTACAACCACGTTagtgctgagccagggaagggTTCTCTGACGTTGACCCTCAGACGCTCAAGACAATCACTGGCGATATGGAAACAACGGAACAAAGAAGTAAAGGAACAGTAGCAACAGTAATGTGCGCATACCTCCGATGAAGTTTGGACTTCTTTATATAGGGCTTCCACAGCGCGCGCACATGCTTCACAAGATGTgcaagcttctcaaagctttccatGAAAGGACGTATCAGTAAAGTGTCcatgacacaataccttaacaagccaagcatatctctgaagtgacaatggaagcttccgccgtacgatcttctgtctgaacTAGCCGCTCGGTGTGTCTTTGCAGATACTTGCGCCTTACTTTTCTGAGTGTTGAATGCTCGGTGTGTTACTGAGCCGTGTTGATGTTGGAGCGGGTCTTCCTTATTCCGATCAGGCTAGTAAGCTGTCCGACCGGCCGGTGATATAGGagcgttgaccgtcttgactttgacctccaccatgacATTGACCTTCCACGGGATGGGtccctccttatcaccgcatcactcaCCTTGAAGCCTCCATCGAGGGACGGTTGATTTTCATCGCCATGAAAATTGTAGCTTCTTCTGGATTGCGTCGTTGAGAAGTCTTTCCTTGCATAGAATCGTTACCCTCCGCCCATGTCTGCAACCTTCTCTCCTCCCTCAAAATGGAACATTGCATCCTCCGCCACAATGATTTCCTCTGCGTCATCCTTGCTTCTTGCCTTTTCGTCAAGATTATGCATTTCATATGTTGCTTCGACATCGACTACTGCACGAATAAACTAGTATCCACTCCGGGAAGGCGGGAATTCCACACAGTCGGCGCCACGACATATATGTGTAGATTCTACGCATATACAAAGCACCAATGAAACAATATATAAGGGGCGACCACTTCCTTCATGGCTCTACAAATGTAGAACTAATTAAATTCCGAATGGTCATGCCTCAGAAGACGTTTGAAGGATTTTTCTCGAATATGAAGGGGAGGAGTTAAAGCAGGTGGGATTGTAAAAGCTAAAAAGTAGCACTAGCAAAGAGCAATGAGATCAACATATATATTAACATCCAATGAGCCCCTAgtttaggggtgtcaaaaatgaattcGACCAAACGATCCAACCCGAGCCGAttcgaaaaaaatcaggttcaggTTGAGTATTTTCGGGTTCGGATCGGGTTCgagttggagggttggagagtaaaaaattttCAGATTGgattgggtcgggttcgggttgacccggattgacttaaatatagggttttatgAGTTTTTTGGGGttcaatcaaattttattttaaaaatttagatgtttttatttatattaatataatgtttgtatgataatgatagagtattgagataaaagtgaagaattatagggaaaatagtctaaaaaaaagtttgaatcggattttcggattatatgggtcgggtccgggttgatcgggttggtcgggttcgggttcgggttgaggtgttttgggttgaacacaggttcgggtcgggttcgggttgggttaaaaaaaaactcaacccgacccaacccgatcCGACCCATCCAAATTGACACCCCTAACCTAGTCAAAACATCTTCCCCTAGCACTAATTACattgaaatgaaattttaatGTAATCGATATGAACGCTTTCACCCTTTGTTAAATAACTTGAATGCATAGGCATAGCATATACTTTCTTGAAACATCGATTCTTCACTAACCCGAACTTACTCAGACTTCCCTTAGCCATTTGACTGATGAAAACCTGATGATAGGGCTGACTCCCGAAGGGGTGGCCAAGAAGGCTCAATTGCTGGGTAAGGATGTATTGGACAATAAAAAGTCAAAAATAAATGTCAAAGCACACTAGAAATTATTTCTGACAAGTTCTTTTCATGGATGTATTGGACAATAAAAAGTGTGAAAATTAGAGTTTCATTAGTCTCTAAATGACTCACTTACTTGAGTAACTATAGGTATTAAGTTGACGGATATACATGGAAATTGTTAGAAATTGTTATTAAGAAGAGATCTTGAGGAAGTTAGGGACCGTTCA
This window of the Zingiber officinale cultivar Zhangliang chromosome 3B, Zo_v1.1, whole genome shotgun sequence genome carries:
- the LOC122054876 gene encoding uncharacterized protein LOC122054876; this translates as MADHLTSLPEDLLFCVLSFLPIKQCVALSALCSDFRRRLPSLIPRLDTFSLYVVGDVTPQQHTFPRALIRQCHIRFSDITYLSKRPERLLVKDLVESGVQDLTLECSNEHWTNTNFRRNCSLLDHDFLFALLASCPFLETLHFLCCHNLYMSKLRIHNLYKTLILLLSLNPLADPPNALMKLLGTPPFRTAAFRTTDVCLMLKLNSSTITNILTAENEFDRFIYPKIKEDVLIFNFDFNLKDQSSSMILTQLLLQVYNDYNSEFDIQEDSTHIQSTNETTRVDHLLHGCTDLELIKLQMRMPEKTFEGFLSNPEKMEELKQVGLQKLRSRTSREQFTDILASNEPLVQVSSSITNCIEMKF